In the Pseudoalteromonas sp. A25 genome, GTCGAGAGCTTAGTTCACGATGCGATGCGCTGTTTGAAAAACTCGATATGACGGAGTTTTTAGACAAGCGTGCCGAGCACCTATCTACAGGTATGAAACAAAAAACAAACATAGCACGAGCGGTGGTGCATCAACCCGAGGTGGTTGTGCTTGATGAGCCAACAACGGGCCTTGACATAATGACTACCCAGACCGTGATCAACTTTATTCGAGAGCTGAAAAGCACGGGTACGCCAGTAATATTTTCAACGCACCACTTGGATGAAGTAGCGTTGCTCTGTGACAGAATTTGTGTCATAGACAAGGGCGTAAGTTGTTTTGATGATACTGTTGCTCAGTTCAAAGAGCAGGGCAGCAGTGACGAGTTAAACCAAGCGTTTATGAATTTGCTGCAAGGAGCGACTCATGTTTGAAGTGTTTAAAAAGGAATTATTAGAGCTGCTAAGAGACCGAAAAACACTATTTTTTGTGTTAGCACTGCCCATGTTGATATTTCCTGTGATCATGGGCTTAGTAGCATTTTTAGGCTCTCAAGCGGCGCTTAAAGCTGAGCAAAAAGTACACACCTATTACATAGTGAACGAACACCATAGCAACGCGTTTTCGGAGCGGGTTTTTTATCATAAAAGCTTTAAAAAATACGATGGTGATCAACAATTTTCGACTATTGCTGATTTAAAGCAAGCGGTGCAACGTGGTGATATTGATGTGGGGGTGTTTTTACATGCCGATCCAAGTCAAACACTTGCGCTTGGCGAACAAGCAAGTTGGCAAGTGGTATTTAATGACGCCCAAAGTATTAACTTTATCTACGATAGACTCACATCACTTGCTAAAGAATTGTCAGATTCGTTACGCGAACAAGCATTGATAGCATTAGGCGTAGATAAGAATAAGCAAACTGCAATTTTACAACCAATCAAGGTCAGCAAAGTAGACACCGCTGACAAACGTGAAAACATCGGCGAAAAGCTAGGGGCATTTATTCCATATCTATTGATCCCTCTAGTGTTGATGGGCGCGAGTTACCCAGCCATTGATTTAGGTGCAGGTGAAAAAGAGCGAGGTACGCTAGAGACCTTATTACTAACGCCCGTGACGCGTACGCAATTGGTTTTAGGCAAGTTTTTAACAGTGTTGCTAAGTTCTTTAGCCTGTGCGACGGTCACGGTACTTAGCATGGCTATTTGGGTTTCGGTCGCGATTAGTTTTGTTGAGCTTGATACCATTAAGTCTGCGTTCTCAAGCGTGACGGGGGTTGATTTTATGCTGATATTTGCGCTTTTGGTGCCAATCGCTGCCATTTTCTCGTCATTGGTATTGGCGATTTCAATTTACGCTCGCACGTTTAAAGAGGCACAAAACTATATGGCACCATTAAGTATGGGGGTGTTTTTACCCATTGTGGTTTCGTTGATGCCAAATATGGTGCTTAACGCCAAAACAGCACTCATTCCTGTTACCAATGTGGCGTTGGCAATTAAAGAAATCGTCAAAGGCACCGTAGATTATGGCTTGTTGAGTATGATCGTGCTTACATCGGCGGGGCTTGCTGCGCTGCTATTGGCATTTTGTGTTAGATGGTTTTCAAAAGAAACAGTGTTGTTTAGATAACATAACAGTAAAACAAAAAGCGCGATTGGACATCGCGCTTTTTGTTGACAGAGAGTTAGTTGGATAAGTCACTTACGCGGCTTCAGCTTTACCGGTATTTTTTTCGTTGTTAAGCTCTACCACATTGATAACATGCTGAATATCTGACCAGTGCAGCAACTCAATACGACCATTTTGGCCCTCGACCAGCGCTGTACAATTTTCTATCCAATCGCCATCATTGCAATACACAATGCCATCTTGCACTTTGATGGCTGGCTGGTGAATATGGCCACAAATGATACCATCCACACCTTGCTTTTTAGCTTCATGGATAGCTGCAGATTCAAATGCGCTTATGGCTTCACGGGCTTTATGCACGCGATTTTTTAGCCACGAAGCGAGTGACCAATAATGACCGCCATAAAGGCGACGTACTCGGTTGGTCCAACGATTTAAAAATAATAAAAAGTCATAAGCCGCATCGCCTGCAATGCTTATTAGCTTGTTGTAGCGGGTAGCAGAGTCAAAGTCGTCGCCATGTAACAATAAAAACTTTTTTCCAAGCGAAGTGGTATGAATAAAGGTTTTGTGCACTTCAACATTAAAAAGGCTTTTGCCTACATAGCTTCTAAACGTTTCGTCGTGGTTACCGGGAATGTACACAACGCGTGTACCAGATTCTGCTTTTGCTTGAATGCACTCAAGCACTTTGTAATGAGAAGGTTGCCAATAGAATTGACGCTTCATAGACCACAAGTCAACAATGTCGCCTACCAGATAGAGCACATCGCAGCGCGTGCTGTTTAAGAAATCTAGCAAGTAGTCGGCTTTGCAATCCTTGTAGCCTAAATGAACATCTGAGATCCAGATACTCGGGTAATACGTTGTAGTCATGGTCTGTGGCCTCAAGCGTAATAAAATCTAAATTAATGCGCATAGATGAACAAGCCATGACATAAATGCGACAGATTTACGATAATTTACTAGGCATTTGTCTTTAAATGGGTAGTGAGGACTTCAAAACGAAAAAACAATTTAAAACTTGATTTGAGCGTATTCGGTTTCGTATAGATTGCATATAACGCTATAAAAAAGCCGCATGACGCGGCTTTTAAAGGTTAGGTAAAGTTATTTTTTATATTTTTCAAACCAGGCGAGTGTATGTTCAATTTTACTGATCATTCGCGATGGTCGACCTGCAATACCATGCGGTGCACCAGGGATCTTAACCAGTACTGAGTCAATTTTACGGTGCTTTAAAGCTTGATAAAACTGCTCAGTTTCAGCCATCGGCGTACGTAAATCTTCTTCACCGGTCATAAGCATAGTTGGGGTAGTGACATTGCCAACCAGTGAAAGTGGTGAGCGCTGCCAATAGTGGTCAACATGCTCCCATGGCATGCCAGGAAACTGTGTTGGGATCTGCACTAAGCCACTGTCAGCGGTTAGTACTTTACTCAGCCAGTTGATAACGGGTTTAACAACAACCGCTGCATTAAAGCGGTTGGTTAAGCCTATCGCATAAGCGGTTGCGATCCCGCCTGCTGAGCCGCCAGCAATAAACAAGTTGTTTTCATCAATAAAGCCCTTGTCTAACATCGCATCGACACCAGAGTTGTGATCTGCAAAGTCTTCTTTAGAGCTATATTTGTACTTCAACAACATAGCAAAGCGCTCGCCATATGAGCTACTGCCTCTGTGGTTATCATAAAAAACTACATAGCCTTGTGCTGCATAACGCTGTAGTTCAGCTGAGAAGTGAGGCCCATAGGCGAGGTGTGGGCCACCATGGATCTCAAGTAACAGAGGGTATTTTTTATTCGGGTCGAAATTTGGTGGGGTAATGTACCAGCCTTGAATTTTTTCGCCATCAAATGAAGAGGTATAATTAACTTCGTGTACTTTACCAAGTTGTTTGTGAGCCAGTAGGTCTTCATTTAATGCTGTAAGCTGCTTCACTTTTCCCTTGCTGGTTGCTAATGCGACATCGGCAGGGCGCTGGCTGCTGCCTTTGGTAAATGCGATTTCCCCATTGTAGTTAGCGCTGAATTGACCACTCAAATAAGGCCGTCCCAATGTGGTTCCTGAGAGGCTATCGGTGAGGTCGGTAATTTTTCCTTTTATGCTAATTGTTGCTAGCTTTTTCATACCGTGATCATCGTATGAAATAGCAAGCTTAGAGCGCCCTACCCAGGTTGGATTTTGTATTGAACGGTCAAACTTCGCAGCGACAAGCTGGCTTTTTTTAGACTGCCAATCCATGATGTTTAATTTGTGGTTACGGTAGGGATTAAGTTCACCCGATGCACTTAGATAAGCAAGTTGATCTCCATTTTTTGAAAAGCTGGGTGAATGCTCTCGACCAGGTGCTGATGTTAGTTGAGTAATTTCACCGTCAAAATCTACCTCAAACAGATCACCTTCAAGTGCCTTGTATTCCCAATCTGAGATGCGGTTTGCCGAAAACACAATGGCTTTAGAATCCGCACGCCAAGCCAATTTGCCACCATGGTGATAATCGCCAGAAGTTAGTTGTCGTGGTGTTCCTCCCTCACTGGGTAAGACAAAAATTTGCCGATATCCGGGTTTTACCAGCCCACGGCCATCAGCTTGATAATAAGCGCGGTCAATCACTATTGCAGGCTCTGACCATGTAGCGCCCTTTGGTGGTGATGGCATTTTGGCAATGACACTTGGTTTTTCTTCTACTTTTTGGCTAAAAGCTAACCATTTTCCATCTGGCGACCAAGTTAAGTTGCTGATCCCTGACTTTAGTTGCGTAAGCAAGGCCGTGCGGTTTTGTTTTAGATAATGGACGTGCACTTGGGTGCTACCTGATACATTACTTACAAACGCAATTTTGTCTCCGCTTGGTGACCACCTAGGTTGGTTATAGCGGTTTTCATCTGAAAAAAGCGGTGATTGGCTGCCTGATTTGCTATCAACAAGCCACAAGTTTTGTCTTTTAGCGTCTTTCATCACATCATTGCTGTTGCGAACATAAATGATCTGCTCGCCATTGGGTGAGATCTGTGGATCGCTTGCATACTCAAGTTCAAAAATATCTTCTGCTTGTAAACCGCTGCTCGCATGCGCAAATGCGGGTAGTACAGAAAATGCTAGCAATGTGCTTTGTAAGGTTTTTCTTAACCTAAAAGACATAGTAAGTCTCCTAAATAAATATTTACTCTAATTTGTGTAACATAGTTATTCAGCCCAAAGCAATTGTCACCTTATAAGCGATAAACGCAAATAAAAACCAGATATGTGTCGTGTCGAAAAGGGGGAGCGCGCATTGTCGACGTTTGAAGTTCGGTTTTTTAAAGCACACACTTTAATAATATCGGCAGTGGACGGCGCGAAAAATTGCTTATAAATAAATCTAAAAAAAGCAAAGAACAGGCAGAGTAGGCGTTTGACTTTTAAGATATTTACTCAAGTAATCAGTTGGATAGTTTATAGAGCATGCAGGTAATGGAAATGCTACTTGCCAAATGTAATCATTACGTGTGTCTGAAGAAGTTTGTTAAGGACAAATTAGTCAATTTCAGCGACCTAAAGCGGATGAGTTAGTAAAGTAACAGAAGTTGAAGAATTTACAGTATGTACCGCAACAGGGCTGTTTTCTAATCCAAATTGCCATAACCAGTAATTTATTTTTTAGCTGACCTCGGCTGGAAGTGCTCTTAATAGGTTACCCGCATACTGCAATGATAGTCTACAATGCCAATTATCAGTGAATAAAGAAGCTAAAAGCATACACGTTTTACAGCATCCTTGTATGTTGTAGCTGTTTTACGATGTATGTTAGAATAATTGCGTTTTTTGTAATTATCAGCAGCGATTAACCCAAATCCAACCGCTCATATTTCATCAGGTATTCAATCATCTGCGCAAAATGTTGTGTGTTGCTGCTCAAGTTCACTAAAAGGCAATCCAGCGTTATTGAGAACAAATGTATGTGTACTTCACGAATATGGGGTATCCACTCAAATTAATTTAAAAAGATTTAACATGAAGTACCTAGCGATTTTATTGACAGCACTTTTAAGTACCTTTGTAAATGCGGCAACAAGCCCATCTTGTCCTGGTGAAGAAGGGTACTTTTACACCAATGACAGAAATACCCGAAACCCCTCTCAAGGGGGGTTTGTCTCTCATGATGCAGATATCTCCGATAATATTTGGCTGGGTCGAAATGCGGCAATCTGCGGGTTCTCAACGGTTAGTAATGGTGCAAGAATAACAGGAAGAGCCGTTATTTGTGGTGATGCATTGGTGAAAGGGCGCAAAGCAAGAGTCACCGGCCATGCAAAGGTGTGTGGTGATGCGCGTGTTGACGGCAGTAAAAACGAAGTCGTATTAACAGGCCATTATGAAACATTTACAGGCTTGTACAGCTCGGGGACTTTTACGGCCAAAAAGAAAATTAAGCAGCAAAGCAACGATGAGTATATTAAAGAGTTTTTAAGTGCCATTAACAAATTCAGCTCTGTGGCTTATACGTTTACTGAGAAAACGCGCAAGCTAAAAACTGCGAGCAGCTATGAAGCCTATCAAGATAATATAAAAGACAGCTGTGAAATAGTACTAACAGAAATTAGAAAAAACAAAGCACTAAGAGATGGTCGTGTGGCCTCGTGGCCCAAGAAATTTATAAAGAGCCGTTTTAATCTGCGAGATATTTATATTTACAATATTAGCGTCTCTGGCAATCATTTCGATTATGATAAGTTTGACATGTACCAATTTTCTTTTGATTTAAAAGGTGACAAGCCTTTAGAAGGATTTGTCAAAAAACAAGATCCAGATGGCGCTTGGCAAAACGACAAAAAACACCTTAAAGGCTATTGGCTATTCAGTGAGAAAAAGTCACGGTTGCAAAAATTACATGTTTTGCTGAGCAAAGCAGTTAAGGCGTGTAACTAACAGCGATGACAATAAATAAATAGCCACTAGTATGTTTTATTAAGTCGTCGTCATCTACTTGGTAAGTTGAAAATAAATGTGACGGTTGGATATCTGTTAGCTATACATTAATTATGGTTTAATTTTCGCAGTGTTGGGCGATGGCAATAACTTTAACCAAAGCAGAAAAAAGCATACTGAAGAATGTGTCTATACCACCTCGTCCCGAAGTGTTAATCCAATTTTCACAAGAGACGAAAAAGGCTGAGCCAGATATTTCAAAAATCGCAAAAATTCTGCACGCTGATGTTGGTATTTCTGCGGCTGTTCTACAGGTTGTAAATTCAGCTGCTTTTCGTCGTAACCGGGAAATTGAGTCGATTGACCAAGCTATTATGACCCTAGGCTTAAAGCGACTCGTGCCTTTGGTAAAGGCGGTCGCGTTGAAAGCAACGGTCGGTCAGAACGAGGGGATGGCGAGCTTTTGGGAAAGCCAAACGGCAACGGCTGAGTGTGCCTCAATGATTGCTAATCAGCTTGATAAAAGCAATCTTGCAAATCATGCCTATATGCTTGGCTTGTTTCATTTTGTTGGTGTTCCTATTTTGGTTCAGCATTTTGACGATTATCAAAAAATTCTCGACACCGCTGAAGAATACGGGTGGGACCATGCTGCGACTGAAGAAATGGCCGCATACAAGACTAATCACGCAACCATTGGCTCGTTGTTGGCAGCACAGTGGGGATTACCAAAGATTATGGTTTACGTGATCTACTATATGCATGATGTTGAGGGAATATTTAGCTCTGGTGAACTTGATAGTACTGGACTTGGATTATTGAGCATTTTAAAGATAGCTAGACACGCCACATTCGTAAAAAACAACCCTAGTGCTGAAGACCCTGAGTGGCTTGCTGTTAAAGAAGATATTTTAGACTTTTTGACAATAGATGAAAGTGAGTTGGCCGATCTCATTCTAGTGGCCAGCGATTAAGTTTGTATATAATACCAATTTAATGCAATTGGTATAAGTAACGCTTTTTAAAAGGCAGCAAAAGTTGCTGCCTTTTAGATTTGGTGTTGATTAAGCGCGAATTTGCGCAGTAATAGCTGCTACAGCTTCTTCAATGTCTAGCATTTGCTTTTCACCTGTGCGGCGGTTTTTAAGCTCAACTTGGTTGTTATCTAAGTTGCGCTCGCCAATAACTAAGGTGTAGGGCACGCCAAGTAGCTCCATATCATTGAACATTACTCCAGGGCGCTCTTTACGGTCATCAAACAATACGTCAATACCAGCTTGCTTAAATTCGCTGTATAGGCGCTCTGCAATATCCGGAATACGGTGAGACTTGTGCATGTTCATTGGTACAATCGCAAGCTCAAATGGCGCAAGCGCGGTAGTCCACTTAATGCCATAGTCATCATTGTTTTGCTCAATGGCTGCAGCGACGATACGTGATACACCAACGCCATAACATCCCATAGTCATCACTTGGTTTTTACCGTTTTCGCCAAGTACACCAGCATTCATTGCTTCCGAATATTTAGTACCTAGTTGGAAAATATGACCAACTTCAATACCGCGCTTAATTTGCAAAGTACCTTTACCACATGGGCTTGGATCGCCTTCAACAACGTTACGCAAGTCGAATACTTCATATTCAGTCACGTCTCTGTCCCAGTTAATACCGCTGTAGTGTTCGCCATCTTTATTTGCGCCGGCAACAAAGTCAGCCATAACAGCAGCACTGCGGTCAACAATAATTGGCATATTCAGGCCTACAGGGCCAAGTGAGCCTGGGTGAGCGCCAATAGCTGCAAAAATATCTTCTTCTTTTGCCATTTCAAGCGGTGAGTCTACTAGCGGATGTTTTTCTGCTTTTAACTCGTTTAGCTCATGATCGCCACGTAAGATCAATGCCACCAAACCACGTTGTTCGTTTTCATCTGGAGCACCATAAACTATCAGTGTTTTAACACCACGGTGAGGTTTAACGCCATGCTGTGCTTTGAGATCTGCAATGGTTTTTGCTTGTGGTGTTGCAAAGGTGTTTAACTCTTTACTTGGCTCAGGGCGCGATTCAGTCGGTGCCAGAGCTTCCGCTTTTTCGATGTTTGCTGCATAGTCACTTTCAGTGCTAAATGCGATAGCGTCTTCACCTGATTCTGCTAGAACGTGGAATTCATGCGATACGCTACCACCAATTGACCCAGTGTCTGCAATAACAGGGCGGTAATCGAGGCCAAGGCGCTCGAAAATATTGCAGTACGCTTGGTGCATACGTTGATAGGTTTGTGCTAAACACTCTTCAGTAAGGTGGAAAGAGTACGCATCTTTCATGGTGAATTCACGGGCACGCATAACACCAAACCGAGGGCGCACTTCATCACGTACTTTAGTTTGTACTTGGTACAAAGTGATAGGTAGTTGCTTATAACTGTTGATCTCTTTACGCACAAAATCGGTGATAACTTCTTCGTGTGTAGGGCCAAGTGCGAACGGACGGTTGTGACGGTCGTTAATACGAAGCAGCTCAGGACCAAACTGTTCCCAACGGCCAGACTCTTGCCAAAGATCAGCAGGCTGAATTACGGGCATTAGCATTTCAATGGCACCTGCTTTGTCCATTT is a window encoding:
- a CDS encoding UDP-2,3-diacylglucosamine diphosphatase encodes the protein MTTTYYPSIWISDVHLGYKDCKADYLLDFLNSTRCDVLYLVGDIVDLWSMKRQFYWQPSHYKVLECIQAKAESGTRVVYIPGNHDETFRSYVGKSLFNVEVHKTFIHTTSLGKKFLLLHGDDFDSATRYNKLISIAGDAAYDFLLFLNRWTNRVRRLYGGHYWSLASWLKNRVHKAREAISAFESAAIHEAKKQGVDGIICGHIHQPAIKVQDGIVYCNDGDWIENCTALVEGQNGRIELLHWSDIQHVINVVELNNEKNTGKAEAA
- a CDS encoding ABC transporter permease, which encodes MFEVFKKELLELLRDRKTLFFVLALPMLIFPVIMGLVAFLGSQAALKAEQKVHTYYIVNEHHSNAFSERVFYHKSFKKYDGDQQFSTIADLKQAVQRGDIDVGVFLHADPSQTLALGEQASWQVVFNDAQSINFIYDRLTSLAKELSDSLREQALIALGVDKNKQTAILQPIKVSKVDTADKRENIGEKLGAFIPYLLIPLVLMGASYPAIDLGAGEKERGTLETLLLTPVTRTQLVLGKFLTVLLSSLACATVTVLSMAIWVSVAISFVELDTIKSAFSSVTGVDFMLIFALLVPIAAIFSSLVLAISIYARTFKEAQNYMAPLSMGVFLPIVVSLMPNMVLNAKTALIPVTNVALAIKEIVKGTVDYGLLSMIVLTSAGLAALLLAFCVRWFSKETVLFR
- a CDS encoding S9 family peptidase is translated as MSFRLRKTLQSTLLAFSVLPAFAHASSGLQAEDIFELEYASDPQISPNGEQIIYVRNSNDVMKDAKRQNLWLVDSKSGSQSPLFSDENRYNQPRWSPSGDKIAFVSNVSGSTQVHVHYLKQNRTALLTQLKSGISNLTWSPDGKWLAFSQKVEEKPSVIAKMPSPPKGATWSEPAIVIDRAYYQADGRGLVKPGYRQIFVLPSEGGTPRQLTSGDYHHGGKLAWRADSKAIVFSANRISDWEYKALEGDLFEVDFDGEITQLTSAPGREHSPSFSKNGDQLAYLSASGELNPYRNHKLNIMDWQSKKSQLVAAKFDRSIQNPTWVGRSKLAISYDDHGMKKLATISIKGKITDLTDSLSGTTLGRPYLSGQFSANYNGEIAFTKGSSQRPADVALATSKGKVKQLTALNEDLLAHKQLGKVHEVNYTSSFDGEKIQGWYITPPNFDPNKKYPLLLEIHGGPHLAYGPHFSAELQRYAAQGYVVFYDNHRGSSSYGERFAMLLKYKYSSKEDFADHNSGVDAMLDKGFIDENNLFIAGGSAGGIATAYAIGLTNRFNAAVVVKPVINWLSKVLTADSGLVQIPTQFPGMPWEHVDHYWQRSPLSLVGNVTTPTMLMTGEEDLRTPMAETEQFYQALKHRKIDSVLVKIPGAPHGIAGRPSRMISKIEHTLAWFEKYKK
- a CDS encoding ABC transporter ATP-binding protein; this encodes MIEVKALQKRFKLTKEHQQKGKSKDIREYDGYFHSVKNVSFSCAKGEVLGLLGPNGAGKTTTLRMLSTALKPDSGQIMINGQDVIKKPLIGRRSIGFLSGSTGLYGRLSARENVEYFAKLHGLKGRELSSRCDALFEKLDMTEFLDKRAEHLSTGMKQKTNIARAVVHQPEVVVLDEPTTGLDIMTTQTVINFIRELKSTGTPVIFSTHHLDEVALLCDRICVIDKGVSCFDDTVAQFKEQGSSDELNQAFMNLLQGATHV
- a CDS encoding proline--tRNA ligase, which translates into the protein MRTSQYILATLKETPSDAEIISHQLMLRAGMIRKLASGLYTWLPSGLKVLRKVEQVVREEMDKAGAIEMLMPVIQPADLWQESGRWEQFGPELLRINDRHNRPFALGPTHEEVITDFVRKEINSYKQLPITLYQVQTKVRDEVRPRFGVMRAREFTMKDAYSFHLTEECLAQTYQRMHQAYCNIFERLGLDYRPVIADTGSIGGSVSHEFHVLAESGEDAIAFSTESDYAANIEKAEALAPTESRPEPSKELNTFATPQAKTIADLKAQHGVKPHRGVKTLIVYGAPDENEQRGLVALILRGDHELNELKAEKHPLVDSPLEMAKEEDIFAAIGAHPGSLGPVGLNMPIIVDRSAAVMADFVAGANKDGEHYSGINWDRDVTEYEVFDLRNVVEGDPSPCGKGTLQIKRGIEVGHIFQLGTKYSEAMNAGVLGENGKNQVMTMGCYGVGVSRIVAAAIEQNNDDYGIKWTTALAPFELAIVPMNMHKSHRIPDIAERLYSEFKQAGIDVLFDDRKERPGVMFNDMELLGVPYTLVIGERNLDNNQVELKNRRTGEKQMLDIEEAVAAITAQIRA
- a CDS encoding HDOD domain-containing protein, giving the protein MAITLTKAEKSILKNVSIPPRPEVLIQFSQETKKAEPDISKIAKILHADVGISAAVLQVVNSAAFRRNREIESIDQAIMTLGLKRLVPLVKAVALKATVGQNEGMASFWESQTATAECASMIANQLDKSNLANHAYMLGLFHFVGVPILVQHFDDYQKILDTAEEYGWDHAATEEMAAYKTNHATIGSLLAAQWGLPKIMVYVIYYMHDVEGIFSSGELDSTGLGLLSILKIARHATFVKNNPSAEDPEWLAVKEDILDFLTIDESELADLILVASD